The window TTGAACTGTCCCCTagacgcgcctcgcgcgatTTGCTGTGTCTTGAACGTACAACGCTCAGCGGACGGCGCGCAACCGAGTCGCGATTAATCTGAGAAAAAGTGCCTTTCTTCAAACCGAAGAGGGGTACGCTCCGAACGGTCCCAATGAGCAATTGCTGACACTGCGGTTTATCTGTGCAGTTCTCAGTGACTTCCGGTCTATTTCAGCCGCGTGCAAATTTAACGCGCGCACGAGTGAAGACTACGCAGCAGCTACAACGCCacgacagcgagagagcgaaTCAAAAAGTGACCTCGCTCGTCTGCTCCTTCCACTCTTTAGCACAGCACTGGCAGAAACTAAAGAAGCGTGCTTTGCGGGCTCTCTCACTGTCTGCCTCGTCCCCAAGGGGGATCGCGTTTTCGTGTAGAACATTTTTCACGGGGTAGGGTTTCAGAGTACAGAGTGTTTCACGCACATCACTGCATAGACACACAAAACACGGAGACACGGGCATGGCGAATCTGCCCCTGCCGGCCTACACGAAAGGGCCGTTTGTGATGAGCGTCACGTCGAACCGCAGTTTGTCTCTTTCCGCTTGCGTGAAACGCGCCAGAGTTCCGTCGAGGAGAAGGCTCAAAATGCCGCCCTTCTGAGCGTCCACCGAAGTGACGCACGTCTCTGCCTCGGTGCACACGTGAACGCCTTCAACCGCTTTCTCTCCGTACGCCACCTCAGCACCGAGGCGTCCAGGCGCGTGGAGATGTTGAAGTTCCTCGCCGAAAATACCATCCGAGCCCTCTGTGGTAACAGCATTGAGCCTGCTTCTGTCCTCTTGATCGAGGAGATGCCTTTCTTGTTGAATTTCCttgcgcgcagagaggcgcgcgtcgcgtgtcGAGACGCCCGTCGGCGCCCTCAACGAATAGGAAGCTCGGGAAAAAGCTTTGGCTGGATCGCGCACCTTTAAGCTGTcacgcgtcctccgccttgTCCGGGTGACTTGCGGTTCAGCGGAAAACAAACGGTTTGGCGTGGAGTCTCTTGGCTGCTTTCTCGCGTGGATTCGGCTTTTGACGTACTCGAGCAGCTCCAAGCTGGACGGGAGAAGTTCGCGATGTACGGAGCCTTCTTTGAAAAAGGGAGAGAATGAAGCCTGCGCTGCATCTTTCTGAGCGTTCAACGATAGACTGTGAAAATCAGCAATCGCCAGAACACACGGAAGGAGGAAAGAGTAGCGACGAGCACCTCGAGGCCCCATGCTGGTGATCTACcaacgaagagacagaaaggcAACGGGAAACGAATGGAACAAAACGAGATAAGCATAACACGTCACATGAGCCTCTGCCAGCGATCGAAGCGCAGCTTCTATTCTGACAATATCCGCTTCCGGCATCAAGGGGTTCTGCTCCCGCGGCAGTCGCCAAAAGTGTAGGAAGCTAAAACCTCAAACACGGATACTCGAAGATAGCAGTGCGACAGTAGTACACCTGGTAACGTGTGTTTGAGGTACGAGATAAGCACTGTCGCAGGTAAACACGAGACAGATGAAGCAAGGAGACAGGACAAGTAGCTCTCCATTCGTGTAAATAGAGATCGAAGCTGTCCGTAGAACGAGCAACACACGCAAAGTGAACAGAGCCTGACTGGCTAGTCCTCGGCGACTGCATTAAACTCGTGGTAACTGTTTGCAAAAACCGTGGAGGACGGCAGCGACAAAGGTACGTAGGCGGACGAGAAGGGATCAAGTCCGACAAACACTAGGCGTTAGTACTGGGACAGACAGATAGGCGTTGCGGATTAAAAACGCGCGTTGAACGCGTGACGGCCATAGTCGCGAAAAAGTGGGAGAAACCGGTAAGACGTTTGCAAGACAGAAAACCCGCTGACGTGTAACGCGCCTTCGGTCCCTATGTCTCAATGCGAAGCCGCGTCAAGACTCGCCCAACTCCAAACGCTTCTTTGATTGCTCGAGAATGCAAACAGTGGGCAGATGCTGATTATTTACCCTAAAACCTTGGTGCGGGCAACAAGCACACCTGTTTGATCTTCGGTTCTAAAACTGAGCCCCCTCACTCGGGCACGTGGAGCGTAGAACGATATCTTTCCAAACGCAACTAGCTAGCTGAGGATTCTACGCGCCGAGCACGTGACGCACATATTCCGAGACAACACGGTTGGCTAGCGGTTTAATTTCGGTGCTCGCCGAAAGAGACTCACACTGGAAGTCGGCAGCGAACTGAAGAAGAGTGTGGATTTATGTACAGGTATACAAGTGGATgcccgcgtcctctgctcCCACTCGTGGCTTCCGATCGCTGACTCGTCATATGATCTAGAACAACTCCACCAGGCCTGGTAATGTCTCGCTCTTAAGCGCATGACCCCAGTAGATCTCGTTGGGCATGTTCGAGGGGGAAATCCGCACTAAACCGCTTCTGCCTGTATTAGCATACTCTTCCAATTCTTCGAGACGAGGGCGCAACGGGACTAAGGAACCTCGTCTCTATCCTTTCTAACGAACATTGTGTTCGACACGACCGCCTGGGGACTATGGAACGTGACTGAATTCTCAATAAGAACTGTCCCCGATGTCACAAACCCGcagcacagttccctgggtatccaatccagtgctctgccttgggccCCGCGACCAGTAACGTGAGCAGTTACGCTCCTCTTACGGAGACGTAAGTCCAGACAAGTCGAGCTTTCGATTTCGATTGTTGCAGAAGCCTCTTTTTGCGCGCCCCTTCTTTTCGGTGGTGTGTCCGCTCCGACTAGTTCGTCACCATGACTTCCTGTCAACGTATGTCACGGA is drawn from Besnoitia besnoiti strain Bb-Ger1 chromosome VI, whole genome shotgun sequence and contains these coding sequences:
- a CDS encoding hypothetical protein (encoded by transcript BESB_066940), with the translated sequence MGPRGARRYSFLLPCVLAIADFHSLSLNAQKDAAQASFSPFFKEGSVHRELLPSSLELLEYVKSRIHARKQPRDSTPNRLFSAEPQVTRTRRRTRDSLKVRDPAKAFSRASYSLRAPTGVSTRDARLSARKEIQQERHLLDQEDRSRLNAVTTEGSDGIFGEELQHLHAPGRLGAEVAYGEKAVEGVHVCTEAETCVTSVDAQKGGILSLLLDGTLARFTQAERDKLRFDVTLITNGPFV